A window of the Armatimonadia bacterium genome harbors these coding sequences:
- a CDS encoding thioredoxin family protein — MRSLSRRHAIRTGLASALTLLVLGGCVGFAADDAKWYDRVEDALSAAKQSGKPVFVYIYSQKVPACQMMRTGTLRYPKVVALLQSYECCALDADLEANGAFVDRYTTAAVADDNMQAQILVNHGYLFLDSQGHDLYSGWGYASPSAFIEVLQAMPGVLTAAQQLLKTPDDPRSLADLGHGLLRLGKYKIATGHLNNAIAKDPENKVGAKEDATLDLIILSIPDDPTKASDALAKFRADFPKTKRSLEVRFYEAISLVAQGDVLASSPAPKNKGWEAKYRDALKLLDTFKTSDRNRPEYGSEWTSSALGIRSQVRQALGMPRDDR, encoded by the coding sequence GTGAGGTCGCTTAGTCGCAGACACGCTATCAGGACCGGGCTGGCATCAGCCCTGACGCTGCTGGTGCTCGGTGGTTGCGTCGGGTTCGCGGCCGACGACGCAAAATGGTATGACCGGGTGGAGGACGCCCTGAGCGCGGCCAAGCAATCCGGCAAACCCGTCTTCGTCTACATCTACTCCCAGAAGGTGCCGGCCTGCCAGATGATGCGCACCGGCACTCTGCGCTACCCGAAGGTTGTAGCGCTGTTGCAGTCCTACGAGTGCTGTGCGCTGGATGCCGACCTGGAGGCCAACGGCGCCTTCGTCGATCGCTACACCACGGCTGCGGTGGCCGACGATAACATGCAGGCCCAGATCCTGGTCAACCACGGCTATCTGTTCCTGGACTCGCAGGGGCACGATCTGTATTCAGGCTGGGGCTACGCCTCGCCCTCGGCTTTCATCGAGGTCCTGCAGGCGATGCCCGGGGTGCTGACCGCTGCGCAACAGCTCCTCAAGACCCCGGACGACCCGCGCTCCCTGGCTGACCTCGGCCACGGTCTTCTCCGCCTGGGCAAGTATAAGATCGCCACCGGACACCTGAATAACGCTATCGCGAAGGACCCGGAGAACAAGGTCGGCGCGAAGGAAGACGCCACCCTTGACCTGATCATCCTCAGTATCCCCGATGATCCGACCAAGGCCTCGGACGCCCTCGCCAAGTTCCGCGCCGACTTCCCCAAGACGAAGCGCTCGCTCGAAGTCCGCTTCTACGAGGCTATCTCGCTCGTCGCCCAGGGCGACGTCCTTGCCTCCAGTCCGGCGCCCAAGAACAAGGGCTGGGAGGCCAAGTACCGCGACGCCCTGAAGCTCCTGGACACCTTCAAGACCTCCGACCGCAACCGCCCGGAGTACGGCAGCGAGTGGACCTCTTCAGCGCTGGGAATCAGGAGCCAGGTCCGTCAGGCCCTCGGGATGCCCCGCGACGACCGCTAA
- a CDS encoding GNAT family N-acetyltransferase: MNLRPYRSDDQEALCRITLAVFEPVSIDAAIEHGFGLLQGVSWQERKRQDLLSNLADNPEGCFVVEIDGHVAGYVTTVVDLETSVGRVLNLGVDAAYQGRKLGKTLLSHALDYFESLGLRYSQIETTTTNEIGMRFYPSMGYQEVARKIYYFMELSERKDR, translated from the coding sequence ATGAACCTCCGCCCCTACCGTAGCGACGATCAGGAAGCCCTTTGCCGCATCACCCTCGCCGTCTTCGAGCCCGTTTCCATCGACGCCGCCATCGAACACGGCTTCGGGCTTCTCCAAGGCGTCTCCTGGCAGGAGCGCAAGCGTCAGGACCTCCTGTCCAATCTCGCCGACAACCCCGAAGGGTGCTTCGTCGTCGAGATCGATGGTCACGTGGCGGGGTATGTGACGACCGTCGTGGACCTGGAGACAAGTGTCGGCCGCGTGCTGAACCTGGGCGTCGATGCGGCCTACCAGGGACGCAAGCTCGGCAAGACCCTCCTGTCCCATGCTCTTGACTACTTCGAAAGCCTCGGCCTACGATACAGTCAGATCGAGACCACAACCACGAATGAGATAGGCATGCGGTTCTACCCCTCCATGGGCTATCAGGAAGTTGCGCGCAAGATCTACTATTTCATGGAGCTCTCGGAACGAAAGGATCGGTGA
- a CDS encoding HEAT repeat domain-containing protein codes for MNRRMPTVVVIIAVVLIAVLGITEWQRSVATKKLLAELPGTDYSKVLDAMTQLKERGHGITPALLENLKNQTPPAKWRAATLLGDVGARDAWGPLTEALKDASPEVRAAAALALGKLKATTSAADLRARVTDAQEVVTVRCAAVQALGLMHDREAARSLETILGDKTEALAAAAAAEAKKAEDKRKADEAKAEADEIARLKAAGLPLPPPKPTAPAPAGPKPPEDKCWEVRMACAQTLGILGDPKSLSVMLDSLDVTKEPQPEVRVAAAYGLGDLARHLQDEATSTILINGLIKAQEDKVGDVRAAAIHSLSFTIVPKAAQPRIAEALNKSLSDDFYWAREAAKETAKALSIPIEG; via the coding sequence GTGAACCGACGCATGCCAACTGTTGTGGTCATCATCGCGGTGGTCCTAATCGCCGTGTTGGGGATCACAGAATGGCAACGCTCCGTAGCTACCAAGAAGCTGCTGGCCGAGCTTCCGGGCACGGACTACTCCAAGGTCCTGGATGCCATGACCCAGCTCAAGGAGCGTGGGCACGGCATTACGCCGGCTCTCCTGGAGAACCTCAAGAACCAGACGCCGCCGGCAAAGTGGCGCGCAGCGACGCTGCTGGGTGACGTGGGTGCCCGCGACGCCTGGGGGCCGCTCACCGAGGCGCTCAAAGACGCCTCGCCCGAAGTCCGGGCCGCCGCGGCACTGGCCCTCGGCAAACTCAAGGCCACCACTTCCGCTGCCGATCTGAGGGCACGCGTCACCGATGCGCAGGAAGTTGTCACGGTCCGCTGCGCGGCTGTGCAGGCTCTCGGTCTGATGCATGACCGCGAAGCGGCCAGAAGCCTCGAGACGATCCTTGGCGACAAGACTGAGGCTCTCGCCGCAGCGGCTGCCGCCGAGGCCAAGAAGGCCGAGGACAAGCGCAAGGCTGACGAGGCCAAGGCCGAAGCCGACGAAATCGCCCGGCTCAAGGCTGCAGGTCTGCCCTTGCCGCCGCCGAAGCCCACAGCTCCAGCACCCGCAGGACCCAAGCCTCCCGAGGACAAGTGCTGGGAGGTGCGCATGGCCTGCGCGCAGACTCTCGGGATCCTCGGTGACCCCAAGTCCCTCAGCGTCATGCTTGACTCCCTCGACGTAACGAAGGAGCCGCAGCCTGAGGTCCGCGTGGCGGCCGCTTACGGACTCGGAGACCTCGCTCGCCACCTTCAGGACGAGGCCACCAGCACGATCCTCATCAACGGCCTCATCAAGGCCCAGGAGGATAAGGTCGGAGACGTTCGGGCGGCTGCGATCCACTCTCTGTCCTTCACCATCGTACCCAAAGCGGCCCAGCCAAGGATCGCCGAGGCCCTCAACAAGAGCCTCAGCGACGACTTCTACTGGGCGCGCGAGGCAGCCAAAGAGACAGCAAAAGCCCTCTCCATCCCGATCGAGGGATAA